The Catenuloplanes niger genome includes a window with the following:
- a CDS encoding response regulator transcription factor, whose translation MSIRVLLADDQALIRAGFRMIIDAEPDLEVVGEAADGAEAVERCRGGRVDVVLMDIRMPRVDGIEATRRIGADERLAGVRVLVLTTFDDDDNVIHALQAGASGFLGKNVAPGDLVNAVRVVAAGEALLSPRATGALVSRLIDHVLPPVRQLPELALLTDRETEILLLVAHGLSNDAIAERLYLSRLTVKTHINRTMAKLDVRDRAQLVVLAYRHRLVRPGDELPERR comes from the coding sequence GTGAGCATCCGCGTTCTGCTCGCCGACGACCAGGCGCTCATCCGCGCCGGCTTCCGCATGATCATCGATGCGGAGCCGGACCTGGAGGTGGTCGGTGAGGCGGCCGACGGTGCCGAGGCCGTCGAGCGGTGCCGCGGTGGCCGGGTCGACGTGGTCCTGATGGACATCCGCATGCCGCGGGTGGACGGCATCGAGGCGACCCGCCGGATCGGTGCCGACGAGCGTCTCGCCGGCGTGCGGGTGCTGGTGCTCACCACGTTCGACGACGACGACAACGTCATCCACGCGCTGCAGGCCGGGGCGAGCGGTTTCCTGGGCAAGAACGTGGCCCCCGGCGACCTGGTCAACGCCGTCCGGGTGGTCGCGGCCGGGGAGGCGCTGCTGTCGCCGCGGGCCACCGGCGCCCTGGTCAGCCGCCTGATCGACCACGTCCTCCCGCCGGTACGGCAGCTGCCGGAGCTGGCGCTGCTCACCGACCGGGAGACGGAGATCCTGTTGCTGGTCGCGCACGGGCTGTCCAACGACGCCATCGCCGAACGGCTGTACCTGTCCCGGTTGACGGTCAAGACGCACATCAACCGCACGATGGCGAAGCTGGACGTCCGCGACCGGGCCCAGCTGGTGGTCCTCGCCTACCGGCACCGCCTGGTCCGGCCCGGTGACGAGCTGCCCGAGCGCCGCTGA